A single region of the Vicia villosa cultivar HV-30 ecotype Madison, WI linkage group LG4, Vvil1.0, whole genome shotgun sequence genome encodes:
- the LOC131597057 gene encoding F-box/kelch-repeat protein At3g23880-like, producing the protein MHLIKSSRNLPLTLFSSHFSSCTLLNNFPALRFLEKQSITLANDVGNNLCINNSSMLVGCCNGLLCFLDVSINIWDQKVYFSFFNPATRSLSKKLGYFCFSVLNGSSCFKFSLDFDNLTSKYKVVAFRPNEVRVFTLGDYVWRNIQTFPVYPYSTRNHVNGGVYLNNISSPYYNSLNWFAHRNNITYSYYHWEYFTINKFVIISLDLGTETYTQLMPPMNFDEVELSMPNLCALMDCLCFSHHSQGDNFVKWQMMEFGVEESWTKLLKFNCQQLLPCYLYFDYRRLLPLYIFENGDVLIWASEEGYAIRYNKSDERIVDKTRMTNKLYWFLAQHYVESMVPAC; encoded by the exons ATGCACCTCATCAAATCTTCACGAAACTTGCCTCTCACGCTATTCTCCTCACACTTTTCAAGTTGTACCCTACTCAACAACTTCCCGGCACTCCGATTCCTCGAGAAACAGTCTATCACTCTTGCCAACGATGTTGGTAACAACCTATGCATAAACAACAGTAGCATGCTCGTTGGTTGCTGTAATGGATTATTATGCTTTCTTGATGTTTCCATAAATATTTGGGATCAAAAGGTCTATttctctttcttcaacccagcTACGAGATCATTGTCTAAAAAACTAGGTTATTTTTGCTTTTCAGTATTGAATGGCAGTTCCTGTTTTAAATTTTCGTTAGATTTTGATAATTTAACCTCAAAATATAAGGTGGTGGCCTTCCGTCCTAACGAGGTCAGAGTTTTCACATTGGGCGATTATGTTTGGAGAAATATTCAAACTTTTCCTGTTTATCCTTATAGTACTCGCAACCATGTGAACGGTGGTGTATATTTGAATAATa tcagttcaccgtattacaatagtcTTAACTGGTTCGCCCATCGCAACAATATTACTTATTCTTATTATCATTGGGAGTATTTTACGATCAACAAATTTGTGATTATCTCCCTTGATTTAGGAACAGAGACATACACGCAGTTGATGCCTCCTATGAATTTTGATGAAGTGGAGTTATCTATGCCAAATTTATGTGCGTTAATGGATTGTCTTTGTTTTTCTCATCATTCGCAGGGAGATAACTTTGTTAAATGGCAAATGATGGAATTTGGAGTTGAAGAGTCTTGGACTAAATTGCTTAAGTTTAACTGTCAACAACTGCTTCCTTGTTATCTTTATTTTGATTATCGTCGTTTGTTGCCATTATACATTTTTGAGAATGGTGATGTGTTGATATGGGCGAGCGAGGAAGGATATGCAATTCGCTATAACAAGAGTGATGAGAGAATAGTAGATAAAACTAGAATGACCAATAAATTGTATTGGTTTTTGGCTCAACACTATGTTGAAAGTATGGTTCCAGCTTGTTGA